The DNA region TACTAAACTAGTAAAGGCAATGCAACGCCAACACAAATAGAAACAATCAAACAAGTTAAAATTAGAGTAACAAACAAAACagtgacaaattttttcaaggCAAACCTCAAACCTGAAGAGAATGGCTTAACGGAGAATCCGATGCATAGCAGAATCAATAAATACaaagaaagattaaaagatAAGGCAATTTGTTCCAACGATCCTTTTTTTTGGTAGAGAGAGGTCACAAACAgcaataatattttctattttttataatatttttttaatctatgttAATATTTTTGGTATAATTTATTACTCCTAAATAGAGGCTTTCTTTCccaattttctcttctttgacaTTTTTTGTTCCTTGTGCATTGGGTATAATTTGAGTTTAATTAATACATTTTATAGTATtaacctttttgtttttagttcttTGAATAGATTTTATagaattaatcttttttttttttaataaaaaaagctaacctaattggttaaaatttaaaagcctTTCTCAATTTAGGGGCTTAAGTGGTTGCTTAACTCGTTTAAGGCAAAAGCGTCCCCATGATTAGTTGGGACAAAGTCTTGGATACTTGGtaccaatccaaaaaaaaaaaaaaaaaaagtgtctttATACAAAGGGTGCTCTCCCTGAAGTTTTCTTTATATGATACATCATATATTCAATTTAAAGgaaccccacccccccccccccccccccaaaaaaaaaaggaagtagaAAAGCAACACCCTCTTGAGTCTTCTTGATGGAACTACGAATTCCATATTCCTTTCCCTCATGTCTTGCTACATTAAACCACCAAAGAAATGCAACTGCACAAACAAGGAAACATACCAAAAGAGGCAAGCAATGCCTATCAATATTACCCCCCTTCATTATCGCCTCAGCAAAGTTCAATGAAACACAAATGAATCAACGACGATCAGCTAATTATCACCCCAGTATTTGGGATCGGAAACTCATTGAGTCCTTTACCACTCCCTACTCAGTAAGTCCACTTACTATATACACTTTTCCACATTTATTATGACACACATAtgcactaattatttatatttactataatgaatatttggttgtgttgtgttgtagtATGAGATCCATGCCGCTCGGCTTGAGGAGTTGAAGCAAGACATTAAAACTTTGTTGACATCCACAAAAGACCAAAGGATCTTACTGAGGCTTATAGATTCAATGCAGCGGCTAGGAGTGGCTTACCACTTTGAGCAAGAGATAGAAGAGGTTTTGAAATTTCAACTTCCAGATGTTACTAGCGATCTTTACACAGCTGCTTTGCATTTTCGGATTCTAAGAGAACGTGGTTTCCCAGTTAGTTCAGGTGATATTACATACCATCATTCATGTAACTAGGGAATAAGAGGGGTGAGGATTTGTTGGGAaaaatttttgggtaaattataaAAACCATAGAAAATTGAAAGCCAAAGTATTTATCACTAAATGGCCAATATTTTcttgtactaaaaaaaaaagtcaattagtgttaccaagtaaaaaaaaataataataataaaaagagataaaatttgaaaatgaaaataaaaagcatCCAACAATTCTTTGAGTGTATACAGATAGCATGACAGCACTCAAAATTCAAAGTGGAAAATTTCTAAGAGTATTAGTACTGATggagctaaaaaaatttagtttagtACCTAAAAAAATCACCATATCTATTTTAATTAACTTACTATTTCACAGCTTACCGCAACAAAACTAAAtactattcatttatttattatttcctctatctctctcttcttctctgtcTCTTTATCTTCTCCCTCCCACAGCCACCAACCAAACTCATgaccctctcttcttctttgtctctctatcttctccctctcttcaaCCCACAGCCACCATCACGGcaccaccaccacaaaaccaGCAAAGAAGAAATCATTGaggaagaaccaaaaaaaaaaaaaaaaaacagaaaaaacccacagatcttttaaaaaaaaagaaaaaaaaaacaagtaaaaacCAGCAGAAAAAAcccacaaataaaataataataataccagTGAAGAACCACCCATAGCCATCCACCATCACGAATCACCATCACATCGACACCCATTTCCAAAACCAtcggagagagaagagaggagagtagagagaTTGGGGTGAAGGTGAAGATGATGAGAGGATCGgccaaagaagagagagaagtctgaagaaagagaaaagggagGGAGTGAAAATGTATAATAATGAAAGAAAGGAACTCAcccattaattattttttaataactttgtTGCTACAGTAGACTACGAAAGATGGTAGTCTATTGTTGCaagtttgataaatttttttagcaataaTACTATTGATGTAGCttagtttttattgtttgtggtgttaaaaatagtaatttgGTTTTTTAGTACTatcaatgctaatgctctaacaTAGGATTCTAAATATCAAAGAAGTAAATTGTAATGCCAAACACTTATGGGTCAAGTCACCACTTTATTTTTGAAGAAATTACCATTTTAGGTTCAGTTTCAGTTTGGCTCTTGCTTTTTCCAAGCAATTAATTTGGtcctattatttttaatttgccATGAAATTAGTCCCTACCATCTAGTCGCTAACGAAAAATGTCTATTTGGCAAATAATCTGCATTGTTGGCATgcctaatattaaaatattaaatgagaTGTTGACGTGTGTAAATTATACTAGACACATTAGCAAAGTTGGCAAAAACAAATATCacattagattttaaaaatattttcctttctttacctttttttttttctcatttttcttttaattttcttacaatttttttaaatcaaacatGATTtcgtttttatttattttttgaaatttcttgGTAACCAAACATAATCTAGTTCAACAATAGTAGATTAACACATATCATATTGTTTCTAACCTTCAATTTGACTTTGAACCCAAATTCATCACAACCCCGACGCTAACTTTCCAGCACCACCGGTCCACTACTAAACCCAAATCCACTATAGAGCCCAATTCATGGCCACTaactccacacaaaaaaaaaaacctgatcCAATTAAGCCCTCTAACCCACATCTCCTCATCTCAAGCCCAACATGCAAGGACCCAACCTTGCATCACTGTTGCCTTGTGCAATTGTAGCAACCCCCGAACCTCTGTAGCCTCCTTTGTTAACCGCGGAGCAAGAGTGATTGTGTCAGAGTGGCTATAGTGTCGAAGAAGATCAAttttatttcttcaaatttatatttcaaatttgagaTCACAAATCAAACATTAGAAATGAAGAAACACAAATCCTATACCGAAaacctaaaaaccaaaaaagagagaggaaataaACATGTTGTAGAAATGAAGATGTGAGAAATGAGAGAAGAAGATTGAGAGCAAGTTAAACGAGAGAGGACGATTGAGAACAAAATACCTAATTTATCTGTGCATTTGTTACCAATAATAATCAATCTATAGAAAATGTTGTAGAGAGGAAGATAAGAGAAATGAGACCCTCTTTCccataatttctttttcctattttaaattctttttttcctttcattaaaattgagaaattgatatttttttttcatttaaattctAATGTCGCATTTTTTCaatgtcaaataaaattttttattataatttttgccaCATAAGCATTTTTTTCGTAAGTAATAAGTAGACACTAACTTGACaacaagttaaaaataaaaatgaccaaattgacTTGTATGGAAAATATGAGAATCAAATTAAAACTGTCTCCAAAGtgtagagaccaaaatggaAATTTCGTGTTtttagatatttaaaaaaaaaaaatcaatttaggccataaattttgtaatctaaagtttaaaatatttatatattaaatatacaaatagaatttttgtttttgaaagaaaattctaggggggggggggggaccatTGCTCCCCTTGGACATAATGTACTTCTCCCAGAATCTAACCATATATGCAAGGTTCTTAAAATTGGGATCCTACCTAGATAAGTGAGAATGCATTGTGAATTGGAATGTATGTTTAAgaatcattaaaataattataaaaatttatatattttttatacaatctAACTTCCATACTTTACATCTCCACTACCAATCATCTTTTTCtaacaatattatatatttctaaGCACAAATGCTCAAAAGTCAATTACTATGGTACTCCTATAAAAACACTAGTtcctttttatttgatttgaggTTCTCTTTATTAGCCTTGCTGTTggctaaaaaaaattgcatgataGATTAGAGGATAGAAAAGTAAGATGATAGAAAACGTagaaagaatagaaaatatttcaattttccCTTATGTATGTTTGGTTACTTTTGTTAAggatgaaaaagtgaaaaaatataaatataatctaaataaatttattgttataCCCTTATCACATCAAGAGgggatataaaaaattataattaaaatggctaaatagtgaatttaatgtcttataaattttctcttttgcttttcCTCCTAATTTGGAAAGATGGATTTTGGTGGCTCAAGCTGAAAAAGACTACACAATCTCATTTTTCTACATCCATTTTTCATCTCCCTTTAACCTAACCAAACGGACAAAAATTGCTAATATagtaggtaatatatatatatatatatatatatatatatatatatatatatatatatatttggagtGATTTGATCAAGAAAACATTTAACATGGAAagacaaaaatgataaaataaaataaaatcattaaatttggtctaaaaaatgaaattaaaaaatcaagggTATTTGTTCTCTTGTTTgctgtatttgatttttttcaaaacaaaacaatccaAGTGCCAAATGCCTAAAGTAATCTATTACTCATCACTTTGGGGATCATGAAGAAGGAAAGGTCtttaatatatgtgtgtatCTTGATTTTGTTTGAAGGGACTTTAACCAATTCATTTTCTGGGTGCATGATGGTGGTAAACAGATGTGTTTGACAAATTCAGAAGCAGAGATGGGAGATTCATAGACAGCTTAAGCAGGGATGTGGAGGGACTTTTGAGTTTGTATGAAGCCTCGTACCTTAGAATGCATGGAGAAAATATATTGGAAGAAGCCAGGGATTTTAGTATCAAAAACCTGAATTTATTAATGGAAAAATTGGACAGTAATTCAGCTAAGAAAGTGAAACAGTCACTGGAAAGCCCCTTATATTGGAGGATGCCTAGAGTTGAAGCTCGGAACTTTATTGATGCCTATCAAAAGGATAATACAAAGAACTGGACCTTACTTGAGCTGGCTAAGTTGGATTACAATTTAGTGCAATCCGTGTATCAACAAGAACTCAAGGAGTTAGAAAGGTCGGGCTTACTTTGCTCCATATATAAATGCTTTAATGGAAACTTGCAATAAGATTAAcatgtttgaactttgaaatttgATTCATCAGGTGGTGGAGAGACTTGGGTTTTAAAGATAAGCTAACTTTTTCAAGGGACCGAGTGATGGAGAATTATATGTGGGCTGTGGGTATCATTTTTGAGCCCCAGTTCTCCAAGTGCAGGATAGGCCTCACCAAATTTGTATGCATATTACTAGTTATCGATGACATGTACGATGTATATGGTTTGCTAGATGAGCTTGAATGCTTCACCGATGCAGTGAAACGGTATCATAGAAACATGATCATCAAGGATACTACTTTATTTGATCTTTTTCCTaatcatcacttttttttttcttttcagaatTTCCTAACCGTCACTTTGATGATAAACTTTATTCCTTttatctgtgttttttttttccttttattatacTTTTCGCAGATGGGAAATGAAGGCAATGGAGGACCTACCCGAATACATGAAGATTTGCTATGTTGCTATTCTTAACTTCGCTAATGAAATGGCTGGTGATGTCATCAAAGATCATGGCTTGAATACTCTGACCTATCTTATTGAAGAGGTAAGCTAATTCTACAAGGAAAATTGTTGTTTCACGTTTCTCTCACACTTCTTTGATATGTACACTGTGTACACATTAATGGGTGAGTTTTAGTacagcttttttgtttttcttttttgttttttcttttgttttagtttagttatattttaaatattttaacttttaattttttgtaaataagctagtctttaattttttttttgtcacacattatataaactagtTTATAATCTCATGCATATAGATTAGTTACATTTACAAAGAAACATAACTAAAcgagtattaaaattttatcaagtttatatataatgtttgtatatttggaaatataaaattactattaataaaataaatataagtttatttgaaacaaatgaaaaaaaaaatcatttaaattgttattcatgaaacaattttaatttgttcaattactatttttataattgtaagtgcacaattgcacctggacccaagaatagttatgggctcagacccaatgagccttaaacaataagaatttgtagagtgtgggcttgaaacccaggttagaagtgtatgaggatgaaatgacaaactaaagattccaagtacttagagacaaaaaggagtaatgtaaatagacctcctcggacgtaagccgaaagctgttcttatattatatctctctctttttccttcttctttttaggttacaaaaagttccgtcctgtTTCTGTTcccggtccctccttaaatactcctctttttaatactttatccacgtgttgccccccaattcctcccttagcctagatatttcttttcttagtgcctttgaacagtaactagaagtttcccttccactgtttaagtgtcacttcctcattaatgcggccagggtggtaggtgcagggtctttaatgtggaggtagcagcctttacctttgatattcttccaacaccggcgcttctaggacattcaagggttctctccctttaaccgttggtcttgaccgtatcattccctaatctttaccatgaagtctcaggttctttgaagtcagtccgaggggaaaaccatcatcggctggatcctaggatcctcggcgtataggccgacccatagcaccaacaatctctaaccccagggtcaggtcggccttctttaacaaggcccaaaaggcccacattcccaccaggatccttttgccccacacaatagcccctcaaaactctaattttcgacatccgaggagaaaaatagggttttgatccgacgagaacctgctctacacactttataagtgacgacacgtgtggaaatcgtttcgcgtcccagaagatgacacttggcggtttcattttcgaaaacgcgcgtatttattactgtaagttactctttgtctcccacgctcaacggtgagatgggcatccaacggttctcctcactccacgaaattttaggcgggacagacataattttcgaggccgccttttcgcacgtcgtgacgcttcgggaacctgcgccttcatttaagtcatcagggatcaatcccatcaaaacaacaacaatcattcttcaccAGCAGAAAAacgtggaaacccgtaccttcaaccttgtaagttcttgctctctctagtcttgaccttttctcctcggatacagtcctcggctaccaatacaatcactctcccttttaaagtttagtctatcgtctctctgtaatgggaagattcaagtgtctagttgataccgccgctgggatggaaggctttagagccaaataccatattcccagcgacgtagggttagaatactgcccggcaacagccgtggctggttctaggaaagagggagaggttatcattcctatgatagccttcatagagggtgggatgaccctaccaatgaaacccgtaatgagggagtatcttcgcaaccaccggttgtgccccgaccaatgccttccaaatgtttttagagtttt from Castanea sativa cultivar Marrone di Chiusa Pesio chromosome 6, ASM4071231v1 includes:
- the LOC142639123 gene encoding putative terpene synthase 9 is translated as MELRIPYSFPSCLATLNHQRNATAQTRKHTKRGKQCLSILPPFIIASAKFNETQMNQRRSANYHPSIWDRKLIESFTTPYSYEIHAARLEELKQDIKTLLTSTKDQRILLRLIDSMQRLGVAYHFEQEIEEVLKFQLPDVTSDLYTAALHFRILRERGFPVSSDVFDKFRSRDGRFIDSLSRDVEGLLSLYEASYLRMHGENILEEARDFSIKNLNLLMEKLDSNSAKKVKQSLESPLYWRMPRVEARNFIDAYQKDNTKNWTLLELAKLDYNLVQSVYQQELKELERWWRDLGFKDKLTFSRDRVMENYMWAVGIIFEPQFSKCRIGLTKFVCILLVIDDMYDVYGLLDELECFTDAVKRWEMKAMEDLPEYMKICYVAILNFANEMAGDVIKDHGLNTLTYLIEEWATLCRSHLAEAKWFYSGYIRTVSEYLENACVSVGGPAAMFHAYILLGCTLTKNSIDCFKNGSEIIYWSSLITRLSDDLGTSEAESKRGDVAKSIHCYMVRDGITEVQAKQCIKELINYSWKKLNKESAKNSLPRSVVNMSLNMARTAQCIYQHGDGIGTSTGAIKDHLTSLIVKAIPIEETCSMI